Proteins encoded within one genomic window of Pongo abelii isolate AG06213 chromosome 18, NHGRI_mPonAbe1-v2.0_pri, whole genome shotgun sequence:
- the IRX6 gene encoding iroquois-class homeodomain protein IRX-6 isoform X2, which yields MSFPHFGHPYRGASQFLVSASSSTTCCESTQRSVSDVASGSTPASALCCAPYDSRLLGSARPELGAALGIYGAPYAAAAAAQSYSGYLPYSPEPPALYGALNPQYEFKEAAGSFTSSLAQPGAYYPYERTLGQYQYERYGAVELSGASRRKNATRETTSTLKAWLNEHRKNPYPTKGEKIMLAIITKMTLTQVSTWFANARRRLKKENKMTWAPKNKGGEERKAEGGEEDSLGCLTADTKEVTASQEARGLRLSDLEDLDEEEEEEEEEAEDEEVVATAADRLTEFRKGAQSLPGPCAAAREGRLERRECGLTAPRFSFNDPSGSEEADFLSAETGVPRLTMHYPCVEKPRIWSLAHTAAASAVEGAPPTRPRPRSPECHVIPGQPPASARRLSVPRDSACDESSCIAKAFGNPRFALQGLPLNCAPCPRRSEPVVQCQYPSGAEAG from the exons ATGTCCTTCCCACACTTTGGACACCCGTACCGCGGCGCTTCCCAG TTTCTGGTATCGGCAAGTTCCAGCACCACATGCTGCGAATCTACCCAACGCTCTGTCTCAGATGTGGCATCAGGCTCCACCCCAGCGTCCGCTCTCTGCTGCGCACCCTACGATAGTCGACTGCTGGGCAGTGCGCGACCGGAGCTGGGCGCCGCCTTGGGCATCTATGGAGCCCCCTATGCGGCCGCTGCAGCTGCCCAGAGCTACTCTGGCTACCTGCCCTATAGCCCGGAGCCCCCCGCACTGTATGGGGCACTG AATCCACAGTATGAATTTAAGGAGGCTGCAGGGAGTTTTACATCCAGCCTGGCACAACCAGGAGCCTATTATCCCTATGAGCGGACTCTGGGGCAGTACCAGTATGAACG GTATGgcgcagtggaattgagtggtgccAGTCGCCGAAAGAACGCCACCCGGGAGACCACCAGTACACTCAAGGCCTGGCTCAATGAGCACCGCAAAAACCCCTACCCCACTAAGGGTGAGAAGATCATGCTGGCCATCATCACCAAGATGACCCTCACCCAGGTGTCCACCTGGTTCGCCAACGCACGCCGGCGCCtcaagaaagagaacaaaatgaCGTGGGCGCCCAAGAACaaaggtggggaggagaggaaggcagagggaggagaggaggactCACTAGGCTGCCTAACTGCTGACACCAAAG AAGTTACTGCTAGCCAGGAGGCCCGGGGGCTCCGGCTGAGTGACCTGGAAGACCTGgacgaagaggaggaggaggaggaggaggaagctgaaGACGAGGAGGTAGTGGCCACAGCTGCGGACAGGCTGACGGAGTTCCGAAAGGGCGCGCAGTCGCTGCCTGGGCCGTGCGCTGCAGCTCGAGAGGGCCGATTGGAGCGCAGGGAGTGTGGCCTGACCGCGCCCCGTTTCTCCTTCAATGACCCTTCCGGATCGGAAGAAGCTGACTTCCTCTCGGCGGAGACAGGCGTCCCTAGGTTGACCATGCACTACCCATGCGTGGAGAAACCGCGCATCTGGTCTCTGGCGCACACCGCGGCAGCCAGCGCTGTCGAAGGTGCACCCCCAACCCGGCCTAGGCCACGAAGTCCTGAGTGCCATGTGATTCCCGGAcagcctcctgcctctgcccgGCGACTCTCAGTCCCCAGAGACTCCGCGTGCGACGAGTCTTCCTGCATAGCCAAAGCCTTTGGAAACCCCAGGTTTGCCCTGCAGGGACTACCGCTGAACTGTGCGCCGTGCCCGCGGAGGAGCGAGCCTGTAGTGCAGTGCCAGTACCCGTCTGGAGCAGAAG CAGGTTAG
- the IRX6 gene encoding iroquois-class homeodomain protein IRX-6 isoform X3: MSFPHFGHPYRGASQFLVSASSSTTCCESTQRSVSDVASGSTPASALCCAPYDSRLLGSARPELGAALGIYGAPYAAAAAAQSYSGYLPYSPEPPALYGALNPQYEFKEAAGSFTSSLAQPGAYYPYERTLGQYQYERYGAVELSGASRRKNATRETTSTLKAWLNEHRKNPYPTKGEKIMLAIITKMTLTQVSTWFANARRRLKKENKMTWAPKNKGGEERKAEGGEEDSLGCLTADTKEVTASQEARGLRLSDLEDLDEEEEEEEEEAEDEEVVATAADRLTEFRKGAQSLPGPCAAAREGRLERRECGLTAPRFSFNDPSGSEEADFLSAETGVPRLTMHYPCVEKPRIWSLAHTAAASAVEGAPPTRPRPRSPECHVIPGQPPASARRLSVPRDSACDESSCIAKAFGNPRFALQGLPLNCAPCPRRSEPVVQCQYPSGAEG, from the exons ATGTCCTTCCCACACTTTGGACACCCGTACCGCGGCGCTTCCCAG TTTCTGGTATCGGCAAGTTCCAGCACCACATGCTGCGAATCTACCCAACGCTCTGTCTCAGATGTGGCATCAGGCTCCACCCCAGCGTCCGCTCTCTGCTGCGCACCCTACGATAGTCGACTGCTGGGCAGTGCGCGACCGGAGCTGGGCGCCGCCTTGGGCATCTATGGAGCCCCCTATGCGGCCGCTGCAGCTGCCCAGAGCTACTCTGGCTACCTGCCCTATAGCCCGGAGCCCCCCGCACTGTATGGGGCACTG AATCCACAGTATGAATTTAAGGAGGCTGCAGGGAGTTTTACATCCAGCCTGGCACAACCAGGAGCCTATTATCCCTATGAGCGGACTCTGGGGCAGTACCAGTATGAACG GTATGgcgcagtggaattgagtggtgccAGTCGCCGAAAGAACGCCACCCGGGAGACCACCAGTACACTCAAGGCCTGGCTCAATGAGCACCGCAAAAACCCCTACCCCACTAAGGGTGAGAAGATCATGCTGGCCATCATCACCAAGATGACCCTCACCCAGGTGTCCACCTGGTTCGCCAACGCACGCCGGCGCCtcaagaaagagaacaaaatgaCGTGGGCGCCCAAGAACaaaggtggggaggagaggaaggcagagggaggagaggaggactCACTAGGCTGCCTAACTGCTGACACCAAAG AAGTTACTGCTAGCCAGGAGGCCCGGGGGCTCCGGCTGAGTGACCTGGAAGACCTGgacgaagaggaggaggaggaggaggaggaagctgaaGACGAGGAGGTAGTGGCCACAGCTGCGGACAGGCTGACGGAGTTCCGAAAGGGCGCGCAGTCGCTGCCTGGGCCGTGCGCTGCAGCTCGAGAGGGCCGATTGGAGCGCAGGGAGTGTGGCCTGACCGCGCCCCGTTTCTCCTTCAATGACCCTTCCGGATCGGAAGAAGCTGACTTCCTCTCGGCGGAGACAGGCGTCCCTAGGTTGACCATGCACTACCCATGCGTGGAGAAACCGCGCATCTGGTCTCTGGCGCACACCGCGGCAGCCAGCGCTGTCGAAGGTGCACCCCCAACCCGGCCTAGGCCACGAAGTCCTGAGTGCCATGTGATTCCCGGAcagcctcctgcctctgcccgGCGACTCTCAGTCCCCAGAGACTCCGCGTGCGACGAGTCTTCCTGCATAGCCAAAGCCTTTGGAAACCCCAGGTTTGCCCTGCAGGGACTACCGCTGAACTGTGCGCCGTGCCCGCGGAGGAGCGAGCCTGTAGTGCAGTGCCAGTACCCGTCTGGAGCAGAAG GTTAG
- the IRX6 gene encoding iroquois-class homeodomain protein IRX-6 isoform X1, with amino-acid sequence MSFPHFGHPYRGASQFLVSASSSTTCCESTQRSVSDVASGSTPASALCCAPYDSRLLGSARPELGAALGIYGAPYAAAAAAQSYSGYLPYSPEPPALYGALNPQYEFKEAAGSFTSSLAQPGAYYPYERTLGQYQYERYGAVELSGASRRKNATRETTSTLKAWLNEHRKNPYPTKGEKIMLAIITKMTLTQVSTWFANARRRLKKENKMTWAPKNKGGEERKAEGGEEDSLGCLTADTKEVTASQEARGLRLSDLEDLDEEEEEEEEEAEDEEVVATAADRLTEFRKGAQSLPGPCAAAREGRLERRECGLTAPRFSFNDPSGSEEADFLSAETGVPRLTMHYPCVEKPRIWSLAHTAAASAVEGAPPTRPRPRSPECHVIPGQPPASARRLSVPRDSACDESSCIAKAFGNPRFALQGLPLNCAPCPRRSEPVVQCQYPSGAEGSGPPTALGVSMQKTPTHRPARQLHTLCHSRLPRSPTDLTGDCFTTLFQTEA; translated from the exons ATGTCCTTCCCACACTTTGGACACCCGTACCGCGGCGCTTCCCAG TTTCTGGTATCGGCAAGTTCCAGCACCACATGCTGCGAATCTACCCAACGCTCTGTCTCAGATGTGGCATCAGGCTCCACCCCAGCGTCCGCTCTCTGCTGCGCACCCTACGATAGTCGACTGCTGGGCAGTGCGCGACCGGAGCTGGGCGCCGCCTTGGGCATCTATGGAGCCCCCTATGCGGCCGCTGCAGCTGCCCAGAGCTACTCTGGCTACCTGCCCTATAGCCCGGAGCCCCCCGCACTGTATGGGGCACTG AATCCACAGTATGAATTTAAGGAGGCTGCAGGGAGTTTTACATCCAGCCTGGCACAACCAGGAGCCTATTATCCCTATGAGCGGACTCTGGGGCAGTACCAGTATGAACG GTATGgcgcagtggaattgagtggtgccAGTCGCCGAAAGAACGCCACCCGGGAGACCACCAGTACACTCAAGGCCTGGCTCAATGAGCACCGCAAAAACCCCTACCCCACTAAGGGTGAGAAGATCATGCTGGCCATCATCACCAAGATGACCCTCACCCAGGTGTCCACCTGGTTCGCCAACGCACGCCGGCGCCtcaagaaagagaacaaaatgaCGTGGGCGCCCAAGAACaaaggtggggaggagaggaaggcagagggaggagaggaggactCACTAGGCTGCCTAACTGCTGACACCAAAG AAGTTACTGCTAGCCAGGAGGCCCGGGGGCTCCGGCTGAGTGACCTGGAAGACCTGgacgaagaggaggaggaggaggaggaggaagctgaaGACGAGGAGGTAGTGGCCACAGCTGCGGACAGGCTGACGGAGTTCCGAAAGGGCGCGCAGTCGCTGCCTGGGCCGTGCGCTGCAGCTCGAGAGGGCCGATTGGAGCGCAGGGAGTGTGGCCTGACCGCGCCCCGTTTCTCCTTCAATGACCCTTCCGGATCGGAAGAAGCTGACTTCCTCTCGGCGGAGACAGGCGTCCCTAGGTTGACCATGCACTACCCATGCGTGGAGAAACCGCGCATCTGGTCTCTGGCGCACACCGCGGCAGCCAGCGCTGTCGAAGGTGCACCCCCAACCCGGCCTAGGCCACGAAGTCCTGAGTGCCATGTGATTCCCGGAcagcctcctgcctctgcccgGCGACTCTCAGTCCCCAGAGACTCCGCGTGCGACGAGTCTTCCTGCATAGCCAAAGCCTTTGGAAACCCCAGGTTTGCCCTGCAGGGACTACCGCTGAACTGTGCGCCGTGCCCGCGGAGGAGCGAGCCTGTAGTGCAGTGCCAGTACCCGTCTGGAGCAGAAGGTAGTGGGCCCCCAACGGCGCTGGGAGTATCTATGCAAAAGACACCCACCCACCGCCCTGCCCGGCAATTGCACACCCTCTGCCATTCTCGTCTGCCCAGGTCTCCCACAGACCTGACGGGAGATTGCTTTACAACACTCTTTCAGACGGAAGCGTAG